ggggctggggacatGCTGCCTTAGCCTGTCCGGCTCAGACCCTCAAGCCCATGTCTGTCTTCCCAATGGGGGCCCGGCCAGCGATGGGCGTCAGGAGACGCACCAGGCCCCACCCGGCACAGCTCACACGTTTTCTGTGAGCTTTTCCTTTCAATGTGAAATCCTCTCCCCGGCATGGTGGCTGCAGTGGACCTCTGGGCCTGAGCCTGCTCCCCAGGGCCTTTGTGCTCCCGGGTCTGctgcccgcccgcctgcccgcaGCCCACCTGGCCTGGGAAGCCAGCCTGACCACTCTCGGGGGGCATCGCTGGGCAGGCTGGAGTGAGGAGTCCCTGGACTGTCACACAGcccttgcccccacccctgtCACAGCACCACTGCCGGGCCTGCGGCCAGATCTTCTGCGGCAAGTGCTCGTCCCGGTCCTCCACCATCCCGAAGTTCGGCATCGAGAAGGAGGTGCGCGTGTGCGAGCCCTGCTACGAGCAGCTCAACAAGTGAGTCCCCGCTGCCCGCCTCGGCCCTTCCTGCCGAGGGCGTCTCTGAGGCGTCCAGGCCCTTGCAACGGGACCCTGGGgcaagggcaggggcagggtctgCGCTCCTGGTGGGTGGGACCCCGGTGGGGAGGCTGTGTCCTCGGTGTGGTGGGTGGAGAGGCTTGTGCTGTCCCAGTGTCGGTGAGGGGGACCGATCCCTCCGTGCTGTGGTGCTGCGCTGAGAAGTTCCCTTTCCATGGACGGCTGCAGCACAGCCAGACGCGTATGAGCCTCACTCCCAGAAGACTTGCCCTGGGTCCCTTGGCCCAGCGCCCCAGCGAGGCGGAGGGCTCTGTTTTCCTCCCGAGCGTGGCCTGGGGAACCACTGCAGTCACTCCATGGTCAGGTTGGAGGGAGATCCCAGGCGGCACCCTGGAGAACTGCGGGGTCCGGGGTCCGGTGCTCGTCCTCCAGGGTCCTGTTTCTCCAGGAAAGCGGAAGGCAAGGCCCCCTCCACAACGGAGCTGCCTGCGGAGTACCTGACCAGCCCACTGTCACAGCAGTCCCAGGTACGGCCCGGccacctgcctctccctgggCACCCCTCCCTGGACCCTGCTCACCCAGCCTTTGTGCCCCCAGCTGCCCCCCAAGCGTGACGAGACGGCcctgcaggaggaggaagagctgcagctggccctggccctgtcTCAGTCGGAGgcggaggagaaggaaaggatggTGAGCGGGACACCTGAGGCCTCACCGAGTCTGTGGGTGCTGGGGAAGCACCCTAGGTGTTTGGGGTGGGCTGCGGGGCGGCTCTGCCTGCGGTGCCACGTGCTCCCTGTGAGACACACTCCCCGGTGCCCCTGCAGAGACAGAAGTCCACGTACACCACGTACCCCAAGGCGGAGCCCACCCCCGTGGCCTCGTCGGCACCTCCCGCCAGCAGCCTGTATTCCTCGCCTGTGGTGAGCCCCCCATGGCCCAGCGACACTGGCTGGACTGCCTCCCGAGGGAGGGAGCGGGAGGGCTGCCCCAGGAGGGACAGCACCCTGTCACTTGGTCTCACCACCCCCTGCTGGCTCTTGGCTCCCTGGGCAGGGGTCCCCTGTGGGGCGGGGACACCAGAAAGATTGGGGACCCCACTAGTGAGAGCCCCGTCTCCTTCAcagccctggaaccctggggCCAAGGGTGGCTGCCCCTTTTCTAGCCTCAGCCTGCAGCCACAACAGAACTTACTTTCTTGGGAGTCAACCTAGTCCCTCTCACTGGGAGGACGGGGGGCAGCTGTGCCCAGGGTTAGAGAAcagccctgccacctccctgtTGGGGACCATCTGCATAGtggatgggagggtgggagggtgccCCCTTGCACCTTGTCAATGGTTGTGGAGTCCCAAGGGCCCCCTCAAACAAGCTCTGGCCAGACTCCATGGTACCCTGCCACTGCTGTGCCATCAGCCTCCTGAGCGACCGCTGGGAGGAGTCGGGGTGTGTGGCCTGTGACCCCTCAGACCCTCCCATGTCTCCCCAGAACTCGTCGGCGCCACTGGCCGAAGACATGGACCCCGAGGTGAGTTCCTTGCACGTGGTGCTTTTCTTTGCTGCCCCCCTGGGCCTCGGGATGATCTCTTGTCACCCACACAGCTCGCCCGGTACCTCAACCGGAACTACTgggagaagaagcaggaagaggcGCGGAGGAGCCCCACGCCTTCCGCACCCGCACCCCTGGCAGAGCCGGCCGTCCACCCTGGGGAGGGGCACACAGCCCCCATGAATGTGGTAGAGGTGAGGGGCTGCTCTCTGTGCTTCTGGCCCATGACTCGTGCCCGGGGCGGGAGCGGGCACGAGGGCAGGCCAGCCCAACTCACCCTCTGGTCTCTTCCAGGCTCCCCTCCCGGAGACAGACCCTCAGCCTGTGCCTTCCTCCAGCGGCCCCTTCAGTGAGGTGAGTTCCCTTCTTGGGGCAGGGAAACAGCCCGCGGAGCAGAGTGCCAGGCCCCAGACAGGTGCCTGTTGCCCACAGTAACCTCCCAGAGGTGGACTCAGCCACTCACTGTCTACCCTGGACAGACCATGCCCAGGTCCACCGGCTCAGTCTGTCCTGAGGCTCCTGGGCTTTATTGGCCATTGGAGTAAGAAGCCAGGGCCACCCTGGCCAGAGTGTCTCTGTGGGCTGGACCTCATCCCGCAGAccgaaaggtcatcagttcaattcctggtcagggcctgggttgcaggcctggtccctggttggtggCACGCGAGAGACAactaatcagtgtttctctcacagattcacgtttctctccctctctttctcccttctttttcctctctctgaaaataagtaagatCATAAAGAAGCAGGCAGGGCCTTTGCGCGAGGCAGGCCCCGTGTGGCCACCGGTGTCGGTGCCCgcagcctccctgggcctgggTTTCTGGCCGGGGCTCCCCCACCGTGGGACAGGAGGCTGTGGTGCTCGCTGCAGCCATGGAGGGCCAGGTCAGGGTTGGTGCCAGCAGGGCTGGCCCTGACGCGGGAGCCCACCGCGTGTCCGCAGCAGTTCCAGAATGGGGAGTCGGAGGAGAGCCACGCGCAGTTCCTGAAGGCCCTGCAGAATGCCGTCAGCACCTTCGTCAACCGCATGAAGAGCAACCACGTGCGCGGCCGCAGCATCACCAACGACTCAGCAGTGCTGTCCCTCTTCCAGTCCATCAACGGCATGCACCCCCAGCTGCTGGAGCTGCTCAACCAGCTGGACGAGCGCAGACGTACGTCCctcccagccccgcccacccCTTGTCCTGGTCTCGCAGCACCCACTGGTGCTGTGTGTGCCCTCGGCCCCACGTCACCAGCCAGTGCTCTGTGAGGGCCTCCTGCACTGGCTGGAGGCGGTGGGTGGTGGAAAGGTCCTGGGACAGGGATGCCCCAGGGGCTGCAGCTTTTCAGGTTCCAGGGCAGGTGGTCCCAGTGATGGGAAATGTCCCACCAAGCACTGGACGGGCAGCTAAAGGGAGAGTCTCCCAGCCCCAGTGCCAGCCACACCCTGTCAAcaagcccagcagaggcaggcaCCCCTCGAGTCCATGTGATGCCAAGGGCCCCACTCTGTCCCCCCAGTATACTATGAAGGGCTGCAGGACAAGCTGGCGCAGATCCGCGATGCCCGGGGGGCGCTGAATGCCTTGCGGGAGGAGCACCGGGAGAAACTGCGTCGGGCGGCTGAGGAGGCAGAGCGCCAGCGCCAGATCCAGCTGGCCCAGAAGCTGGAGATCATGCGGCAGAAGAAGCAGGTGTGGTGGCGAGCtggcgggcaggcaggcagctgggctgcaggggtgCTGAAACTGGCCGGTGCTGACTGCCGCCCTGTGGCCCGCAGGAGTACCTGGAGGTGCAGAGGCAGCTGGCCATCCAGCGCCTGCAGGAGCAAGAGAAGGAGCGGCAGCTGCGCCTGGAGCAGCAGAAGCAGACCATCCAGATGCGGGCCCAGATGcctgccttctccctgccctATGCCCAGGCACGGGTCCCACTTGCCCCATGCCCACTGGCTCCGCCTGTGGCGGCTGGAAGCCACCCTGACAGCCCTCTCTTTGTCCCCAGCTCCAGGCCATGCCCACTGCGGGAGGCGTGCTCTACCAGCCCTCTGGCCCCACAAGTTTCCCgggcaccttcagccccgcaggCTCAGTGGAAGGCTCCCCCATGCACACCGTGTACATGAGTCAGCCAGCCCCTGCTGGCAGCAGCCCCTACCCGAGCGTGCCCGGGGCCGGAGCAGGTAAGGGCGGCAGCCATGCTGACCAACCAGGGTGAGCCTGAGACCgcactttttcatgtttattttggCAAAACACATTTACAGACCGGGCCTCCCAAGCGTGAACACCTTACCACGTTTGCTGTCTGCGGCCCCCGGCCCGCTGCCCCCGCATCCTCCCTGCCTACACTGACACCCtccaggcccccctccccccgctccGTGTTGACTGGCTTTTCGGCCCCGGACTTCACGGAAAGTAGTCTCGGCAGTGGCGGCCCAGGCCACTGTGAGAGGTTGATACTTGTCCATTATCCTTAGTCCAGGTGCTGGTTCCAGAAGTCACCAGTAGCACCGTCCCCACCCCTGCAGTGTCCTCTGCTCAGTCGAAACACAGCTGGGTTTATTTCCTCTTATTCTTTCAGCTTTAGGGGTCCTCTTCCACCCTTGTTGACTTCACTCACTTTCCTGTGGTGAGAATGTGAGGCACGAACTTGGTCCAACATTCTCAACACAGGGGACATGCTCCCTGACCCCAGGATCTCAggcctgctcttcctccccagaCCCCAGCATGGTGAGCGCCTACATGTACCCAGCAGGGGCCACCGGCACACAGGCtgcaccccagggcccagccgGGCCCAGCGCCAGCCCCGCCTACTCCTCCtaccagcccacccccacccagggttATCAGGTAGGTAGGTGATCCAGGCTGcgcctccccccaccacctccaagGTCCCTGTGAGGTGCCCACCCATCACACCCTTCCCTCTGCAGAACGTGGCCTCCCAGGCCCCGCAGAGCCTCCCGGCCATCTCCCAGCCCCCACAGTCTGGCAGCATGGGCTACATGGGAAGCCCAGCCGTGTCCATGGGCTACCAGCCCTACAGCATGCAGGTGAGACCACGTGCACACCCACACGGGGCGGTCCCTGGGTAAGAGGCTGGGGGAACACTGGGTAGGCCAGGCCCTTCtggtccccaccctctccccctccactggGCTCCCCTGGCTGGTGCTCTAAGTCAGAAGCGCCCCATCTGCCGGATGACCCGGCTCCTTTCTCATGGTCGGGGTTCCTGTCACTCTCTGCAGAACCTCATGACTACCCTCCCCAGCCAGGACGCACCTCTGCCGCCCCCTCAGCAGCCCTACATGTCGGGGCAGCAGCCCCTGTACCAGCAGGTGAGCCTCTCCCGGGCTCCCTGGGGACCTGAGCCCTTGGCAGGGGGCTGTCCTGGGAAGAGGGGGCAGTGCCCAGACACACAATGACCTGAGTTGGCTGAAACGCTCAACTCTGTGGGCGTGGCCAGGAACTCCGGGTTGTGACCCCTGCTGGGGCATGAAGCCCACAGGGAGCCCATGACAGATGGGGGCTCCCTCCagtgccctgggctgggctcagAGGACAGGCTACCAGGAGCACAGCTGAGGACGTGGGTTCTGGAGAAGCCActagagggtgggggctggggcctgggggaagAGGACCAATGGCCCCTGTCCCCCAGATGGCACCCTCTGGTGGCCCTCCCCAGCAGCCGCAGCCCGTGGCCCAGCAGCAGCCGGCGCAGGGGCCGCAGGTGCAGGGCAGTGAAGCCCAGCTCATCTCATTCGACTGATGCCAGGCCAGCGCACCGCCCAGAGTAACACTACGCTCCCAGACCGCTGCCTCCCTGACTAGCACGTcgtcccctcccactctcctgcctcttcccGTCCTCCCCTGCTGGCTCAGCCCCTCAGCCGTCCCTGTCCCCAAGTTGGTCCTGTCTCTGACTTCTCTCCCCATGGCTGGGCCACAGGCACAGGGCGGGCCTGAGCATCGTCTCTGACGGAAGCCCCAGCCTGCTGAGTGGGCTCCCTCTGACCTGGGAGCCTCCCCAGAGCCCTCTAGTGCGACCCTGGcccccaggggaggggtgggggcttgtcTCCAGCTTCTCTGCTTCTGTGCTGTCCTGTCATCTCATCCAGTTCTCCTAGTTGACGGAACGAACAGTGATAATAAAGTCTCTTTAACCAGGATCCAGTGTCTGCTTAGAGGGAAGGTGGCGGGCAGCCATCCTGCCTCTGGACGGGGGTGTGGGGCATCCCTGCAGGCTGGCCTGTCCCCTGCCCGGGCCAGCCCCACAGTCAGACCAGTCTCCTCCGAGACAGCACCGCGGGGCAGGTCCTGGGACTCGCTTGCAGGGCCCAGGCGCTCACCTGACTGCAAATACCAGTTGCAGCCTGGAAGGCAATGTTACCATACATGTCAGACGCTCAGCCCTGTGCATCCAGAGTTCAGAGGGCCACCTTAAACATGCAAACCTCTTAGGGACTACAACGCGAGCTCTCCCATGAAGGCATGACCTAGTTTAATAGGCACAGAGGCCAGCTGGGCTCAGGTCAAAGGCAGGGCCAGAATAACGGCAGGTGCAGGGCAGGGAAGCCCTGCCTTCCCGTCCGCTATCATGTCGGGTTGCTCCAGCGCCGGCTCCTAGGAAATCAGCCACAATCCCGGAGCGGCCTGGACCGACGGACAAAATGTGGTTCCTCCCATGCTCTTTGCGGGAGCGGCTGCCGTTGTGGCGGCGGAGAAGGCGCCAGGCCGAGGGCACCGGGGACGGGGTGCGCTGGGTGACTACGGTCAGCAGACGCGAGGCTGCAGCAAGGGCCCCTGCGCTGGTCTGTACGGAGCCAACTCGGATGGAGCCTGGCGCCAAGCTTCGACTTCACTGGCCTCCGTTCGCTGCACAGGGAGAGAGCCCGAGGCGGTTACCAACCAGCCCCAGGAACGCGACTACCGCCGCCAGCAAGGCtatgcgcctgcgcggcccgccgcCTGGTAGGTAATCTCGGCAATCGAGAGGAAAATAGCGCGAGGTTCGGCTAGAGCGTCCTCTCCGTCTCGTCTGCTCGGCGGCCCCGGCGGCTAGAGcgtcctccccagcccctgtactCGGTGTCTCTGGTGGCTAGAGCGTCGccgtcccccctcccccgcccccgggaGCCGCGTGTGACCTTCCCGCCCGCGGAGCGATGCTACCGGCGGCCGCTCTCCCCCTGTGGGGGCCGTGTCTCGGGCTTCGTGGAGCCGCGCTCTGTTTCGTCAGGTACCACGGGCTGCTGAGGGCTGGGCGGGCAGAGTGGAGGCCCTGGGCCAGCCACCGATGGTTCGGGTCGGGGCGACGGAGGAGAGGCCACAGAAAGTCACAGGATCTCAGCAGGGGTAGGGAGCGTGGGGACCACCGCGTGCCGAGCCGGTAACCGCGCGGGCCGCGGAGAGTGCCGCGGTGGTCTCAGATGACCTCGGATAGGTTCCGGCCtttctccgggcctcagtttccccggaAGCTCAATGACGTGCTAGGACTCCCTTCAGTGCAGTCGGCGTTCCGCGCTTAAGGGACCCAGGTTCTGAAAGGCTTTGAGCAGCAAAGGCATTACCCCCGTGAGCGGCTGCGGTTCATTCAAACCAGGAAGTTAACGTCGTGGGCAGAATTTTGCAATAATAATGTGGGTTTCTAAGGATTTTGAAGAGTGTAAAGTGGACCCTCGAGTCTGAGCACCCTGGGTTGGGACCGAGGGGCTAGACCTGAGCTCAGGGCACCTACCTGCCTGGACCGTGTAGTCCACACGTGCGGGGCTGACGGCTTTGTTTGGCGTTTAGGCAACAGGTGCCTCGCGTCTGCAACGTGCGGCTGATGAGATGCAGCAGCCATCGAAGGGGGGAGGCCCTCGCCAGTGCACCCCTAGATAACGCCCCCAAAGAGTACCCCCCCAAAATCCAGCAGCTGGTCCAGGACATTGCCAGCCTCACGCTCCTGGAGATCTCGGACCTCAACGAGCTCCTGAAGGTATCGGGGCCAGGTCTGGGCAGTGAACTCTGGGGCCTGGGCCTTGTTCCCGGGGCATTTGGGGCATTTGATCAGTTGTGGAAAGTGTTCCCCAAGTGCAGGGATGTGCCAGCCTTGTCCCTGAGTGTGTTTAGGTGTGACAGCCAGCCTCTGAgactgctctcctctgcccctgcAGAAAACCTTGAAGATCCAGGATGTGGGGCTCATGCCCATGGGCAGCATGATGCCTGGTCCTGCCCCTGCCGCAGCAGCCCCCGAGGTGAGCCCAGGATGTGTTTCTCTGGTGCCCGGTCCCCATGCTCCCCCATGCCGTGTGGCCAGATTTCTCTCGTTGTCCCTGATCTCGGTCCT
This window of the Desmodus rotundus isolate HL8 chromosome 9, HLdesRot8A.1, whole genome shotgun sequence genome carries:
- the HGS gene encoding hepatocyte growth factor-regulated tyrosine kinase substrate isoform X3, which encodes MGRGSGTFERLLDKATSQLLLETDWESILQICDLIRQGDTQAKYAVSSIKKKVNDKNPHVALYALEVMESVVKNCGQTVHDEVANKQTMEELKELLKRQVEASVRNKVLHLIQAWAHAFRNEPKYKVVQDTYQIMKVEGHVFPEFKESDAMFAAERAPDWVDAEECHRCRVQFGVVTRKHHCRACGQIFCGKCSSRSSTIPKFGIEKEVRVCEPCYEQLNKKAEGKAPSTTELPAEYLTSPLSQQSQLPPKRDETALQEEEELQLALALSQSEAEEKERMRQKSTYTTYPKAEPTPVASSAPPASSLYSSPVNSSAPLAEDMDPELARYLNRNYWEKKQEEARRSPTPSAPAPLAEPAVHPGEGHTAPMNVVEAPLPETDPQPVPSSSGPFSEQFQNGESEESHAQFLKALQNAVSTFVNRMKSNHVRGRSITNDSAVLSLFQSINGMHPQLLELLNQLDERRLYYEGLQDKLAQIRDARGALNALREEHREKLRRAAEEAERQRQIQLAQKLEIMRQKKQEYLEVQRQLAIQRLQEQEKERQLRLEQQKQTIQMRAQMPAFSLPYAQLQAMPTAGGVLYQPSGPTSFPGTFSPAGSVEGSPMHTVYMSQPAPAGSSPYPSVPGAGADPSMVSAYMYPAGATGTQAAPQGPAGPSASPAYSSYQPTPTQGYQNVASQAPQSLPAISQPPQSGSMGYMGSPAVSMGYQPYSMQNLMTTLPSQDAPLPPPQQPYMSGQQPLYQQQPQPVAQQQPAQGPQVQGSEAQLISFD
- the MRPL12 gene encoding large ribosomal subunit protein bL12m — encoded protein: MLPAAALPLWGPCLGLRGAALCFVRQQVPRVCNVRLMRCSSHRRGEALASAPLDNAPKEYPPKIQQLVQDIASLTLLEISDLNELLKKTLKIQDVGLMPMGSMMPGPAPAAAAPEVVEEEYVPKQKEQTHFTVRLTEAKPVDKVKLIKEIKNYVQGINLVQAKKLVESLPQEIKANVAKAEAEKIKAALEAVGGTVVLE
- the HGS gene encoding hepatocyte growth factor-regulated tyrosine kinase substrate isoform X1 is translated as MGRGSGTFERLLDKATSQLLLETDWESILQICDLIRQGDTQAKYAVSSIKKKVNDKNPHVALYALEVMESVVKNCGQTVHDEVANKQTMEELKELLKRQVEASVRNKVLHLIQAWAHAFRNEPKYKVVQDTYQIMKVEGHVFPEFKESDAMFAAERAPDWVDAEECHRCRVQFGVVTRKHHCRACGQIFCGKCSSRSSTIPKFGIEKEVRVCEPCYEQLNKKAEGKAPSTTELPAEYLTSPLSQQSQLPPKRDETALQEEEELQLALALSQSEAEEKERMRQKSTYTTYPKAEPTPVASSAPPASSLYSSPVNSSAPLAEDMDPELARYLNRNYWEKKQEEARRSPTPSAPAPLAEPAVHPGEGHTAPMNVVEAPLPETDPQPVPSSSGPFSEQFQNGESEESHAQFLKALQNAVSTFVNRMKSNHVRGRSITNDSAVLSLFQSINGMHPQLLELLNQLDERRLYYEGLQDKLAQIRDARGALNALREEHREKLRRAAEEAERQRQIQLAQKLEIMRQKKQEYLEVQRQLAIQRLQEQEKERQLRLEQQKQTIQMRAQMPAFSLPYAQLQAMPTAGGVLYQPSGPTSFPGTFSPAGSVEGSPMHTVYMSQPAPAGSSPYPSVPGAGADPSMVSAYMYPAGATGTQAAPQGPAGPSASPAYSSYQPTPTQGYQNVASQAPQSLPAISQPPQSGSMGYMGSPAVSMGYQPYSMQNLMTTLPSQDAPLPPPQQPYMSGQQPLYQQMAPSGGPPQQPQPVAQQQPAQGPQVQGSEAQLISFD
- the HGS gene encoding hepatocyte growth factor-regulated tyrosine kinase substrate isoform X2 yields the protein MGRGSGTFERLLDKATSQLLLETDWESILQICDLIRQGDTQAKYAVSSIKKKVNDKNPHVALYALEVMESVVKNCGQTVHDEVANKQTMEELKELLKRQVEASVRNKVLHLIQAWAHAFRNEPKYKVVQDTYQIMKVEGHVFPEFKESDAMFAAERAPDWVDAEECHRCRVQFGVVTRKHHCRACGQIFCGKCSSRSSTIPKFGIEKEVRVCEPCYEQLNKKAEGKAPSTTELPAEYLTSPLSQQSQLPPKRDETALQEEEELQLALALSQSEAEEKERMRQKSTYTTYPKAEPTPVASSAPPASSLYSSPVNSSAPLAEDMDPELARYLNRNYWEKKQEEARRSPTPSAPAPLAEPAVHPGEGHTAPMNVVEAPLPETDPQPVPSSSGPFSEFQNGESEESHAQFLKALQNAVSTFVNRMKSNHVRGRSITNDSAVLSLFQSINGMHPQLLELLNQLDERRLYYEGLQDKLAQIRDARGALNALREEHREKLRRAAEEAERQRQIQLAQKLEIMRQKKQEYLEVQRQLAIQRLQEQEKERQLRLEQQKQTIQMRAQMPAFSLPYAQLQAMPTAGGVLYQPSGPTSFPGTFSPAGSVEGSPMHTVYMSQPAPAGSSPYPSVPGAGADPSMVSAYMYPAGATGTQAAPQGPAGPSASPAYSSYQPTPTQGYQNVASQAPQSLPAISQPPQSGSMGYMGSPAVSMGYQPYSMQNLMTTLPSQDAPLPPPQQPYMSGQQPLYQQMAPSGGPPQQPQPVAQQQPAQGPQVQGSEAQLISFD